The genomic interval GCAGTGGCTGGTCTGCCTCATCGTTTCCTCGAGGGCGGCCCTGACATCGGAGGGGAGGTCCCCAAGCCTTCCGATGGCCGAGAGGCGGATGTTATTTTGGACCATCTCCTCCCGTTCTTTCACCAGATAATCTTTCAGGAGCCCCATCAGGGCCTCCACCTCCTCTTTGGGCCTCTTCCAGTTTTCGATGGAGAAGGCGTATAGGGTGAGGACCTGGATGCCCAGTTCCCGGCAGGTCGTGACCACCTCGCGAACGGCCTCCACCCCCTTCAGATGTCCGTTGATCCGGCTCAGATTCTTCTTTTTAGCCCACCGGCCATTTCCATCCATGATGATGGCGATGTGACGGGGCAATTTCTCTTTATCGATCTCGCCCATGCTCCAGGATTTCCCTTTTGGGTCGTTGGAAGGATCGGATTTTGACATATGGTGCTGGGGTCCGAGCGATCGGGTCGAACATGTCCTAACATATGGAGAATTATTTAAAATTACCATATCCCCGGTTGATTTTCAAATGAGGGTCTGGTCTCTGAGGGGAGGAGGTGGAGGGCGAAGAGAAAGGGAGGGAGAGCGGACTGAACCTGGGGATGAAGGCCCTCCCCCCTGTTTTTTTCTTGAAAGCGACCTATTTTTCTACGATGGCTTCCACAGGGCAGGCCTCGACACAGCTCCCGCATTCTGTGCATTTCTCTTCATTGATCACGTAGGGCTCGCCCTCTTCAATGGCATCCGCCGGACATTCATCCATGCAAGTCCCACAGGCCACGCACTCTTCGGTGATCACATATGCCACGTTTCTCACCCCCTTTTTCTCTTCTAATAATTTCCCCTTAGGGTTCTGTTCCAACCCAACCGAGCAAGGTGTGGTGGATCAAACTTCGAGGATCTCCTTTTCTTTGGCCGAAAGGGCATGATCGACCTTTTCAATCGATTTATCCGTCGCCTCTTGGACCTTGTCCATCCAATGGCGCAGCTGGTCTTGAGAGATTTTCTTGTTTTTTTCGAGGGTTTTCAGCTGGTCATTGGCCTCCCTGCGGATGTTCCGGAGAGCGACCTTCGCTCCCTCACCCATTTTCTTGACCACCTTGACCAGTTCCTTCCGACGTTCTTCGGTCAACCGGGGGATGTTGATCCGGATGATTTTGCCATCGTTGACCGGGGTCAATCCAAGCTCCGATTTGAGAATGGCCTTTTCGATTTCCCCGATCATGGACGCATCCCAGGGTTGAATGGTGATGAGCCTGGGTTCGGGAACGGAGAGGGTGGCCATTTGGTGGAGGGGCGTCGAGGTGCCATAATAGTCGACTCGGATGTCATCCAGCAGGGCCAAGGAGGCCCTTCCGGTTCGAACCTTATTCAAGTCGCTTTTGAGGGCAGCGATCGTCTTTTCCATCTTCCCTGTGGCGTCGGCGTAGATCTTCTCTTCCATGGTCTTAACCCTTGACTCTGGTCCCCACCTTCTCTCCCAGGACGACCCGCCGGATGTTGCCCTGCTCCTTGAGGTTGAAGACGATGATGGGGATCTGGTGATCCATGCAGAGGGAGATGGCGGTGGCGTCCATCACCTTCAACTGTTTTTGGAGGACCTCGAGATAGGTGAGTTCCTCAAATTTTCTGGCCCTTTGGTTCTTCATCGGATCGGTGTCGTAAACTCCGTCGACCTTCGTTGCCTTGAGAATCACATCGGCCCCGATCTCCATCGCCCGGAGCGAGGCCGTGGTATCCGTGGTAAAGTAGGGATTGCCCGTCCCTCCCGCAAAGATGACGACCCGTCCTTTCTCGAGGTGGCGGATGGCCCGACGTCGGATGAAGGGCTCGGCCAGTTGCCTCATTTCGATCGCGGTCTGAAGACGGGTCTGGACCCCGATCTTTTCCAGGGCGTCCTGGAGGGCGATTCCGTTGATGATGGTGGCGAGCATTCCCATATGGTCCGCCGAGACCCGATCAATACCTGTCGCGCTGGCCGCCACCCCCCGGAAGATGTTTCCACCTCCGATGACGATGGCGATTTCAATCCCGATGGACTGGACCTCTTGGATTTCCCGGGCGATCTGGTGAAGGGTCGACGGGTCGATGCCGAAATCGTTCTCGCCGGTTAACACCTCTCCGCTGATTTTCAAGAGGACCCTTTTATACG from Thermodesulfobacteriota bacterium carries:
- a CDS encoding isoprenyl transferase, with the protein product MGEIDKEKLPRHIAIIMDGNGRWAKKKNLSRINGHLKGVEAVREVVTTCRELGIQVLTLYAFSIENWKRPKEEVEALMGLLKDYLVKEREEMVQNNIRLSAIGRLGDLPSDVRAALEETMRQTSHCDGMVLNLALSYGGRAEILQAVHRILSDFRHGRIREEEIDLASFPRYLWTGGLPDPDLLIRTSGESRISNFLLYQIAYTEIYLTETLWPDFDRTELIKAIVDYQSRERRFGLTSEQINGL
- a CDS encoding 4Fe-4S binding protein, with the protein product MAYVITEECVACGTCMDECPADAIEEGEPYVINEEKCTECGSCVEACPVEAIVEK
- the frr gene encoding ribosome recycling factor; amino-acid sequence: MEEKIYADATGKMEKTIAALKSDLNKVRTGRASLALLDDIRVDYYGTSTPLHQMATLSVPEPRLITIQPWDASMIGEIEKAILKSELGLTPVNDGKIIRINIPRLTEERRKELVKVVKKMGEGAKVALRNIRREANDQLKTLEKNKKISQDQLRHWMDKVQEATDKSIEKVDHALSAKEKEILEV
- the pyrH gene encoding UMP kinase, which translates into the protein MKSIPYKRVLLKISGEVLTGENDFGIDPSTLHQIAREIQEVQSIGIEIAIVIGGGNIFRGVAASATGIDRVSADHMGMLATIINGIALQDALEKIGVQTRLQTAIEMRQLAEPFIRRRAIRHLEKGRVVIFAGGTGNPYFTTDTTASLRAMEIGADVILKATKVDGVYDTDPMKNQRARKFEELTYLEVLQKQLKVMDATAISLCMDHQIPIIVFNLKEQGNIRRVVLGEKVGTRVKG